In a single window of the Zea mays cultivar B73 chromosome 5, Zm-B73-REFERENCE-NAM-5.0, whole genome shotgun sequence genome:
- the LOC103625942 gene encoding mitogen-activated protein kinase kinase 9 produces MALTARVRRLPQLHISLDVPSCAFRHHNPPAAASTSASRASGEFRLSDFDRLAVLGRGNGGTVYKVAHRRTSALYALKVLHRGDPGAASEVDALRRADSSPHVVRCHSVLPAAAPGEVALLLELVDGGSLDAVAARRGAFAEAALAEVAAQALAGLAHLHARRVVHRDVKPANLLVSAAGEVKIADFGIAKVLSRAGDHCAAYEGTAAYMSPERFDTERHSHADPCAADVWSLGVTVLELLMGRYPLLPAGQKPSWAGLMCAICFGELPSLPDGAASPELRAFVAACLEKDYTKRASVAQLIAHPFVARRDVAASKDALRRLVAGA; encoded by the coding sequence ATGGCTCTGACGGCCAGAGTGAGGAGGCTTCCCCAGTTGCACATCTCGCTCGACGTCCCCTCGTGCGCCTTCCGTCACCACAACCCGCCCGCGGCGGCCTCGACGTCCGCGTCGCGAGCCAGCGGTGAGTTCCGGCTCTCGGACTTCGACAGGCTCGCCGTGCTGGGGCGCGGGAACGGCGGCACGGTGTACAAGGTCGCGCACCGCCGGACGTCGGCGCTGTACGCGCTCAAGGTGCTGCACCGCGGCGACCCCGGGGCCGCGTCGGAGGTGGACGCCCTGCGGCGGGCCGACAGCTCGCCGCACGTCGTGCGGTGCCACTCCGTGCTCCCCGCGGCGGCCCCCGGCGAGGTCGCGCTCCTGCTCGAGCTCGTGGACGGCGGCTCGCTGGACGCCGTCGCGGCCCGGCGCGGGGCGTTCGCCGAGGCCGCGCTCGCCGAGGTCGCGGCGCAGGCGCTGGCCGGCCTGGCGCACCTCCACGCGCGCCGCGTCGTCCACCGCGACGTCAAGCCGGCGAACCTCCTCgtcagcgccgccggggaggtcaAGATCGCCGACTTCGGCATCGCCAAGGTCCTCTCGCGCGCCGGCGACCACTGCGCCGCCTACGAGGGCACCGCCGCGTACATGAGCCCCGAGCGGTTCGACACGGAGCGCCACAGCCACGCCGACCCCTGCGCCGCCGACGTGTGGAGCCTGGGCGTCACCGTTCTGGAGCTTCTCATGGGCCGGTACCCGCTGCTCCCTGCCGGGCAGAAGCCCAGCTGGGCGGGGCTCATGTGCGCCATCTGCTTCGGCGAGCTGCCGTCGCTGCCGGACGGCGCAGCGTCGCCGGAGCTCCGTGCGTTCGTCGCCGCCTGTCTTGAGAAGGACTACACCAAGCGCGCGTCTGTGGCACAGCTTATTGCGCACCCGTTCGTCGCCAGAAGAGACGTCGCGGCCTCCAAAGACGCGCTCCGGCGACTGGTGGCCGGGGCCTGA